ggctggtgttggtgtgattAGCCTCGTACAGCACGGACGGAGGACCCGAGCGGTCAATAAAGAAGTAAAATCTTCGCACGTTAGGTCTGTCTGGAGTCGTTGGATTTGGAGTACTACTGACAAAAGTACTCACTATTGTGACACTGCTGTTAATGTACATATTCGCTACCATTTGGGATACATTTTCGCTTGAAAACAGTTCTTTTATGCTGGCGTGCATCTGTGTCACGAGTCGATCCAGCTGCAGATACAACAGGAGGCTATGCTGGCGCGTTTGGCTTTTGTTTCAATCAGAGGAGCTGAACGGCAAGGTAGTGGGAAATAAActtgttcgttcgttcgttcgcaacACGGTTGCTAGGGAAGTCCCAGTGCGCCGACTCGTTCCCACATGCTCTAAAGTTCTAGTCGAAAAcagggaaaattgaaaccaaGTCCACACCACAAACGACCAGGACGCTGAGGGTGCCGCGAGTGACCAGAGTGATAGGACGCGCGATAGGAAAGTATAGATAAGGTCAACTTCTACGTTCTTCTTTTGGACCCTCTGCTGTGATAAGTGATTCTTCTGCTTCTCCGGCAATTGCGACAGCGATGTTAGGCTCTGTTCCTCACTGCGCGGGCGAGGTTATACGGGCGAGGTTATAGGAATCGCGCCAACCTTCCTCTTGTCACGCCggtctcgggaatcgaactcTACCgagctgcgtgacaacgacgaacGGTACCAActactctatcaacggggcGTCAATGGGACGGGGAGGGATGATAAGGTCAACAGAGCCAACAAACAAGCGGTTCCTGTAACTTTCGTGGATGATCTGCCCTCTATCTGCCCACAGTGGCGTCGTCCAACCTACATCTGCTTTTGGAACCTTTCACTGTACGTTGCATGTCCTATTGCTGAAGTACAGCGATGATAATCCGGAGTGGTTTTCTGTGTACCAAAGTACGCCAAGTATCACCAACGAACCGCGTCATCAACGTTATCATCAACTTCGTTTTTGCCATTACGCTACGCTTCGTCAGGATTGACGTCTTTCGGCTGAGGAAACGATTATTATTAGAAACAGCCGGCAAACCGGCGAAACGATTAGCCGGGGTTGTTGGTGAATTATTGGAGGTGGCGGCTCCTATCAAGTTACCTCCACGGTTTGATAATTTGGCCATCTTGCTACGGTTAAAAATGCCGATGCCCGTTTCTCGAGAGTtactgcttccggtggaaCGGTATTTCGCTTCAACTACCTGCCACAAGCAGCTGCAATCAAACGCAAAAAATGCAACCTCAAGGTTGATTGCGCGAACTCCGCCGGCCGACGTTTCACAAAGCAGTGGGAATTGTgtaacatttttgtgtgtgctttttctCGGTATGTTACGGGTCAGCTGAAGTCACTTATTGCCTTTGGCCGTTTAATAACCCTCGTCAGATTACTGTGGGATGTTAAGAAGAAAACCAGAAAGCCAGGCCAACGTCCGTTGTTTACCACCTTGAAGGTGACAGGACAGGGCGAGGAAGAATCCAGGTTTGTAGTCTTTTAGGAGTGCGACGCACGGCTGACAATACTTACTTCTTACTGTATACTACTTGGCTCGTCGATTAACTTGCTTCACATCGCTAGCCTTCAGTAGAAGTAGTGTTATGTTGTTAATCTTATGATAACATCGCTTATAATTACTGAAGCGCAAATATATTGGCATCTCGCACCGTGCCGGAGTTATAAATGGGGTTTCTTTCCTAATTCCACCGCAGGATTGAACATAATAATTACAAAAAGAAATATGTATTTCAGACTCTTTCATAGCTTGTCTTAACATGCATTATAGTCACATATTAAGTGGAGTATTGCGGAGTGAGGACTTTCAACAGTGCAGTTTCTTGTGTTCTATCTAAAACGTGACTAAGCCGAGCAAAGCAAAATATATGGGAAAAATAAACGATATTGCGttgtgagaaaaaaaatcaaacaaaatcgCACTTGACACTAATAGATAATGTGATGTTGGTTGGATTGCTAGCACTGCTCGTAAGATCAATTTCAAACGAAAGCACGAATTACATAAGATTATTTGGAGCGCATTGGAGTATTCAATTCAAGTTAGATCTTCTTAAGTATTGGAAAGCGTCACATCCTGGATGGTGACTGAACATTGACTTCACGAACATCGATTAGATCGAGCTACTGCTTTAGAGATTGTGTTGCTTCTACTTGTGCCCCCGGGCACATCAACGCTATTACACAGAGTCGTGAAAGTCGTTCTAAATcgatatatatatatatgtatattgAGCCGGTTGATGCTATCGTTGAGCTAAACCAGTGAGCATTTGAACTTCTTAAAATGGACTGACATTGAAAAGAAATGGAGATACACCCATTATGCAACCACCACACAGTGTTACCACTTTACGAGTATATAGTAACATTGATGCGATGTCTGTGATGAATAACTATCCAGCCTTTACATTACACACTATACGATATGTGACGCGCACGCTCCATTTAGACTAAAATAATTGGCAGAGAAAAACTAACTAAAATCAGCTCTGTACCGCAATCTGTTTATGAAATGTTTCGACTGCTTGATGTACAGCTCATCCATGGTTATCTCGTTTAATTTTAGTAATTTTACTGTGTCCACTTGAGCTGGTGGTTTTTACATCGTTGTAAGTTCTCCATAACCTATTTTTAAAACTGATAATATGTATAATAGATCACATCGATACACAATTGGctaataacaaacaaacaaaatataaCAGTCACTGTTTGCACTCCATGAAAAGAAAGCCAATGCGACGTCGTAATAGTATAGCCTACCATATGCTGCCATAAGAAATTCGACCCAACCCGTTCTTTAAGAGGGAAACAGAAATGCTGCCATGGGTCTGTGTCACGAACATAAATGAGATTGTTGGACTGGGCTGCAAGTTCGACAGCATCTAATTGCACCCGGCATAGGAGGGAGAGAAGTCATTTGGCCGGATCTGTTCTAAAAATCTTTGGAAAACATGATTACGCAGccacatacatacatacacacacacacacacacacacacacacacacagcgcaatGCGTCACAGAGTGGTGATTAGAGAATCGTTGATGCTGCAGAAATGATCTCGTTGGCCTATCACAATCCTCAGCGCGTTTGACATGGCCATCTTAACCACGCTTCGGTCATTTTGTCGcgtaatttgcattttgcgaTTCAATAAACGTAGTTACTGCGTGGAAAAATGGCCCGTGCCGGAAGATGATCAGGATCCTGCAAGTTGCGATAGTGGCGCGTCAGGAAAATAGCGATGATCTGTGGGAGGCGAAAACGTGGATATGATCGTTAATCAAGGGCTTGGAGACCAGATGGTGCTAACAGTTTGAAACCCCCCTCCTTATAAATATGAACGTCTAGCTaaacacgacacacgactACAGCGAAACCGACAGGGACAGCAGGGTAGCATTAATAATCAGAGTGCCAGAGCTAATATATCACATCAAGAAGCATTCATGCGATACAGTTCGGTAACATGGCACATGGCGTTGggtaaaacaaagaaaaattgaaatgttactgTGAATACTGGAAAGCTTGACGCAAATCGGggcagaaacaaaacagtatGATAGATTTTCTTCAAAACGAAGCCAACGTGGAGACTGCGGTGTTTTAACACATTCAACATACCAGAGCTATGACACAGATATGTTACACATAATACATAGCTCCCATCACAAACATCGACATTTTGTGCAGAAAACTTGATAGCGTTGTGTTTAGTTGAAGCTTGCCACAGCTCCGTACAAAGAGGCATACATCGGAAGATAGTGTATGTTGAGAAAGGACCGAACATTGCAATCAAGCATAATTAGATTACCAACAAAGCAGGAGAATTGTTCATGAACATAAGCTATCAGCGAATACGACATCTACGGTATTGGCACACGGCCGTGACGGCCGGCCAGGAAGCATGAACAAATCTGAACTGAATGTCGGGGTTGGCGGTCTAGCGCAGATAGCACACGATCCAGGCAGAGAGAATCGAACGAAGACGTTGTCGAGATAACCAACCTAGAGGAACGCGCTCGGGTTACAGCGTGGGTCCTTTTGGTTGCGATATTTCACGGTAAGCCAAACACCAGCAAACTATGGTTATGGGTACGATTTAAATGTCCAAACAATACCGTCCGATGATGTGTGTTTTTcagcgggtggtggtgctccgcGTAAAATAAGAGTTCGATTTCAGGTCACAAATGCAGCCATGTACCATGTAATGCACGTCGTATACGGTAGTTAATCGTTCCACAAGCCCCAAACAATCCATGCCAGCATGTAGGCAAATTTACATAAAGACATAAAGTTGAAGAGACAAGAACAAAGtgtaaaagaaaagaaactgCTAAAGCTGGAAGTGGTTCAAACGGCTGATCGCATTATCGAATGCAATTGGCCGTATAATTATTTTGCTTCATCATATGGTAGATGATAAGCCCGACCGGGTCGCTGGGCCGATTCGACAATGTACCGCACCAAACGCAATCATTTGCGGGagagaggaaaacaaaacactcacCTCAGTGAAGCTGAAGAATAATCCAATGCTGCCGGTCAGGCGGAACGCATAGTCGATGTTGTTCTCGAGCTTCACACTGCATGGCGGACACTGGCAGTCCGTGGGACTGGTTGCGGGACAGCACACCTGGTTGACCTGCCGGCACGAAGGATGTGATCcattgtcgccgtcgccgccgccgtccatcGGTGTGGATGCGTTGAAACCGCAGCAGAGAAACTTATCTTGCACTTCTTTCTTGAGCTCGATGGGCGCCAAAGACCACCCTTGCTTGGCGAACTGCTGCTGTCGATCCGAGCTGACGGCCAGGCAGCTGCACGCGATCGAAAACTGAACCAAGAACAGCAGAAACAGTATGATCATGTACtgcaaaggaaaaaaggacgcaaCGAATAGTTTTGTAGGAAGAGGCCAAAGAACACACCAAAACACCCGCGTTACTCAACATGAAAATGATCCGTTGCTCATGCGCGGAAACATTATACTTACGAAGAACAGCATCACCTGATGGTGCTTGTTAGCGCCAATTAGCCCGAGCACGGAAATTAGGATCAGTATGACGCCGCATACCAGGATACCGCCGATGATTGGCAGATTGGTGACGATCGATGCTGCCCGACTGTACACACCGACTCCGATCAGCAGGAAGCCAACCAACTGTCGTAGCGAAAATTTGTTACTAATATGCACGCTCGGTAGGACCGAAAGGAAGGATAGAAACCGGACCAACCGCAGACGGGAAACACGTCGAACACTTACCACATAGAGGATGTTCAACGCAATCAGTGCGTTCTTGGAACAGGTAAAACCTCCGCACATTGTTACGAGGACGAGGACTAGatctatttattttgcaacGCTTTTCTCCCGAATGCTGCACACAGTGCGGTGTAAAGGTGTGATTGCGGGGGCTGTGACAGCTCCGGGTTCAAGGTAGGTACAAAGTGCTGTCAGGGACAGCGGTGTGCGTCGTCAACCTATTGACGCAGCCCTTGATTTATGCCAATATGCGTACAATCGCATATACAGACCTCGCTTGAAATATTTCCGTCCATCCGTTTGTCGATAAGAGGGGGGctacacgaagcgtaaacgcgagtgtaaaattaatttttaatgtcaaatcgtttgtgCCTATGTCTAAACGTTATTGAGTCCGCGCGGAGAtgtaaaaccgagcgtaaacacggttgtcaaacgctttgtttacaaacagaggataatgtatgttcttatttgctggtacagcaataaaatgtaaaaaaaagcagaaaaaaaaacattcagaaatcaactttCCTCTTAGATTTCTATTTTCGCGGGCCAATAACACGAATGCcaacacgtttgacatttcggtgacTACGTTTTTaaagcctgccacacgaaacataaacgatttgacattaaaaattaattttacgctcatTATACAGACGACCCGACCTTCACTGCCATCGCCGACTTTAACAACAACCCCGAATCGGTTCCAAATTTCGCTCCCCATTGGCGTGCTCTTTGTCTTTGTCCCAGCCACGCATCCCGTTTAAAAAGTTGACTGAATTGAGACGTAATAAAATTTTCCTGGTTGACCCCCCGGCAGGGTCCTTTATGAACGCTTCGAACCACAGCCATAAACGCCAGCTGCAGGGgggggaaaacaaattcaaaaacGGGTTCGTATCGAATCACGCACGTTATAACAAATGTTGGttggtgttttgattttttattttgtgcctAACTATCAGGGATTTCGATCAGGGATTTCGATCAGGGATCATTATTGCGGTTTCGGCGGGTTCATGTCTGTGTCTGCGGCTCGCCCGCCCGAATGGCGAGAATCGTTTCGAGGCACTTCCGGCGCATCACCTTGCCGGACGGCGTAACGGGCAGCGTGTCGAAGAAGTAGATGCCCCCGCGCAACCGCTTGTAGTCCGCCACCCGGGACCGCATGAAGTCGTGTACGGTCGCCTCGTCAAGGGTGGCCCCGGGCGACCGGATGATGGCGGCCGCTGGCAGATCGCTGCCCGGTATCGGGATGCCAACGACGCAGCACTCCAGCACGCCCGGCAGCAGTTTGATGAGCGTTTCCAGCTCCGCCGGCAGGATCTGATAGTTGGCGTACTTGATGATTTCCTTGCGACGGGCCACGATGTAGAGCAGCCCGTCCGGGTCGAAGTGGCCGATATCGCCGGTACTGATCCAACCGTCGCTGGTAACGGTGGCGGCCGTCTCCTCCGGATTATCGTAGTACCCGGCGAACGGGTACTGGACGCGCAGCAGTATCTCGCCGTGCTCGCCCGGCTCCAGCGCTCGTCCCGTGTCGGCGTCGACGATCTTCACCTCGGTGAGGGGCTGCGGCGAACCGACGGTACCGTCCCGGTACGGAACGTCCCGGTCGGTCAGGGCAATTAGGCTCGACTCGGACATACCGTACCCGATCTGGATCTCGGTGGTGCGAGGCAGCCAGCTTTGCAGCCGGCGGTACAGGTCGGCGCTGACACTGGCACCGCCGCACAGCAGCGTTTTCAGGGCGCTCATGTCGGTCGCTGGCGCCCGCGGATCGCTGACCACCAGGTTGGCGTGGAATGGCGGAAAGAAGGCCAGCGTGACCCGGTGGCGGGCCAGCAGGTCCAGCGCGTACTCGCTGCTGAACGGGCGGCGCGTAATGATGCGGGTCGCCATGTTGACGGTGCCGACGATGAGCGTAGCGAACCCGGACAACCAGTACAGGGAGCTGAACGCCAGCA
This window of the Anopheles cruzii chromosome X, idAnoCruzAS_RS32_06, whole genome shotgun sequence genome carries:
- the LOC128278191 gene encoding tetraspanin-13 isoform X1; translated protein: MCGGFTCSKNALIALNILYVLVGFLLIGVGVYSRAASIVTNLPIIGGILVCGVILILISVLGLIGANKHHQVMLFFYMIILFLLFLVQFSIACSCLAVSSDRQQQFAKQGWSLAPIELKKEVQDKFLCCGFNASTPMDGGGDGDNGSHPSCRQVNQVCCPATSPTDCQCPPCSVKLENNIDYAFRLTGSIGLFFSFTEIIAIFLTRHYRNLQDPDHLPARAIFPRSNYVY
- the LOC128278082 gene encoding luciferin 4-monooxygenase-like, producing MASRVSESGAAQGHPGAVPRGRTCFYDPASRVWSGLRTAPRHDVGQSLGQLVLGALRACDPGHVTQIGDTGPVTCGQMYERAARVAQWLTGHGYGEGTMAALASRNGEHVAPVMFACFALGITVNPLDAAFDTGDFAHMFGITRPVLLFCEQDLLATVLAGAARAGIDPRIVLFGSAEHQEAAGAGAGAGHLRIEELLQPSGREHLFVPPTLGDPARQLAVILCSSGTTGLPKGVSYTHAFCIANLPTLWRTTADDRLLAFSSLYWLSGFATLIVGTVNMATRIITRRPFSSEYALDLLARHRVTLAFFPPFHANLVVSDPRAPATDMSALKTLLCGGASVSADLYRRLQSWLPRTTEIQIGYGMSESSLIALTDRDVPYRDGTVGSPQPLTEVKIVDADTGRALEPGEHGEILLRVQYPFAGYYDNPEETAATVTSDGWISTGDIGHFDPDGLLYIVARRKEIIKYANYQILPAELETLIKLLPGVLECCVVGIPIPGSDLPAAAIIRSPGATLDEATVHDFMRSRVADYKRLRGGIYFFDTLPVTPSGKVMRRKCLETILAIRAGEPQTQT
- the LOC128278191 gene encoding tetraspanin-13 isoform X2 produces the protein MCGGFTCSKNALIALNILYVLVGFLLIGVGVYSRAASIVTNLPIIGGILVCGVILILISVLGLIGANKHHQVMLFFYMIILFLLFLVQFSIACSCLAVSSDRQQQFAKQGWSLAPIELKKEVQDKFLCCGFNASTPMDGGGDGDNGSHPSCRQVNQVCCPATSPTDCQCPPCSVKLENNIDYAFRLTGSIGLFFSFTEFAGVWLTVKYRNQKDPRCNPSAFL